The genomic interval cataaatgtatgtatgcatttaaaCATGCGTATATGTTGAGCTgagctaaaaattaaaaatgaaacttGTTTATAACAATTGCTCTACTACAAATTGTAAGctaatatatacattatttcTACTGTTCTGTTCTTCGTTCGTCTCCCGCCTTCTGTTAGATGACGATTAAATAATAGTTCGTCTAAATTTACAGGTTAGTTCattattacaaaaatatatacttttttctatttatacaACTGTTTTTCTTCCTCTGACTGactggtgatcaacgcacagcccgaATCATAAGATCTAGGATGCCGAAATTTGTACTGCAGTGTTGCGGTGCACTCTAAGACGGGGCTTTCGGAAGTGTGGGAAATTCAGTAACACCCTTTGGACGAAACTTTTAAGATTACCATCCGAACGGCCTCAAGTTAGTATGGATagatttaaattgtataaaggCGGGAAATGGTTGAAAAggttcaattttaaatttagccGCCATACCATCGCAGACTTTGATTATGCagttttgttgtctttttgttgCGTATCATTCTCAAGTAGTTAAAGCTTCACGCTCATGAAAAGGGTTTGCTTATGTAAAGTAAGGAGTAAAGTCTGCTGTTGACAAAACCGGGAGGCTCTTGAAAAACCCAAATGGTACAGCTTGAGCTATCAAATGCCAATTCAATAGCTCAGAATTTTGATTAACACCAGATATAGttgagtattttattttacataaacatattaatgatacatattttatgaaacaattatatacatatttttggtagagatatatttgaaataatattatatttcaaCATGAagattataaaatttatattaataaatttgtttttttgcagctAGCGACCAGAACTTTTATAAacactaattttttttttttaaatacagaGTGTAGATTTTTCTTCGAGTAACTAACACTGAGTGTTCACTAGATAtttcaaaaacataaaatgtttatattaaaactaaattctctatatatatattcaagtaTTGCATACTTAAGATCCGAATTCAATACTCTCTCTGATAGCATCATTGATCATATCTTCAAAATATTGTATGTTTGTGAGTAATGTTAAACTTTGGGCACACTGGCCCGCATTCGGGGCACTGCTAATTACGCCATACAAGTAGTGCCGGTTCGTAACCCGCGAGAAGCTCTGCGTCTCCCGCTGCGCCGTAAAGCCGCCTCCGCTATCGCCATGGCAGGCCAGGGACTTGCCCTGCGTATACATGCAGAACTTATCGGCACCTATATCCCGCAGACTGGTACCGCAGACGGCGTTTATTTTCGATTCGGCCGGCACAAACTGCAACTCGCGCTTATCCTTAAAGTTCCAGCCCGCAAATTGCCCACGCACCTCGTTATTGACGGACTCCTTCAAGGCATAGTCAAAGAAGTGCACGCATACCGGCCGGATGACATTGCTCAGCTGGTAGGGCTCTTCCAGTACGATCAGCGCCAAATCGTTGAGGAAATTGTCCTCACGCCCTTTGTAGCGACTGTGTAAATGCATTATATCAGGTTAATTGGAATATTGAAAcgtaaataacaaatattttataacattCAGAAATACTCTATTAATACcgtaataaatatattccaattaaaatgtattaatacCCTAACCCTAAGAATGTATTTATATCCTGAAAATTAGTAAAAAGGGCtgtaatatatgtaatatCTCAAGCATGTCGGCCATCGGCCAGTAAATCTTAAGTCACTGGTCTTGGCATCTTTTAAGATCGACCTGCTCACACAGTTAGATTGACAGGCATTCCTTCAGACGGACATGTCTAGATCATGTTTAGACTCAGTTCTTCGTCCTCTTCAAGAATATAGATCGTTTATGGAAATGCCTTCGTCTGCCTATTACATACACTTGAGGAATCAAATGCGATCAGAGCTGGATAACCAGTCGGAATTGGCAATTCTGTTTGAATTAATCTCGGCAGGCTCACTTGATTTGTTGAATAAAGGACTTTCAAAAAATCGATAAGCTTCtgtttttataaaagtaaGAACCCAACACTTACGGTGCCACTTTAATGCTCTTCACGTCCCGTTTGCGGTCCTCGCTGGTGACATCATTGTACCCCCTATAGAGCTTGGCGGCAACCACGCGAAACGTTGCCAAACTGTAGGTTTGCTCAGATACCTGGCTGAACACACAATGGGCGGCCGTGATGACCAAGTCGGGGGTGAGCAGGGTGCCGCCGCAGACGAAATTGTAGTCCCTCTCGTTGTGCAAGACGTAGAGGCCGACGTGCCAGGGCACCACCGTGTTGTTGACGGAGTAGCCAAAGGCCGAGAACTGCTTGATGGGTGTCGCAATCTCTCCGCACTCCTGATCGCAGCGCTCCCGCTCACGGCTCCAGTGGCCGCTGGGCAGGCACTTGATATCCGGCAGCGTAGTCCTCAACGTTTGGAAGCCGGTGGCGCAAACGAATTTCACCTCGGTGCCAGGTGGATGGTAACGTTGGCCGCAATTAACCTGCTGTCCGTTATAAATGCACGTCGCCCTTGTGGAATAGCCGTTGAACAGGTTCTTGGAGTGGCCGCTCGAGTCACGCATGGAGTCGCAGTACTCTGAAAGCCAAGAATATGTGCCATTAGCTATAAAGTTCAGGCTCCTGTCCAGCTACTGTTGCCCTCTGTTACTCACTCACGCATCTTGGCACAATGGGCAGACTCCACTTGCCATTGGCGCAATGGCTGCTCTCGGCGCCCTCCAGCACGTAGCCGGGATTGCAAGAGAAGTAGACGGTCGCCCTGACAATAGGTGGCGTCAGATAGGTGCCACGATGATCCTTCAGTATGGGCTGTTCATCACCAACTGGCAGTGGACAACCCATCTGATTCGTCGGCTTCACCAATGGCTGTTCTGAGGGCTTTCCGGTTGTGTTGCACAACAATGGCGCCTCGTCGGACCCATCAAAGCAGTCGTTCTTGCCATTGCAAGTCAGCTGGTTGGAAATGCAGCCACCACTGGCGCATTTGAACGCGTAGCCAGGGCACTCGATGTGTCCGCAAAACTTGACCGCCTCGTCATAGCCGCTGCCGTCTCCACAGTCATCCTGGCCATCACACAGATACTTGCTCTTGTCAATGCATATGCCAGAGGGGCACTTGAACTCGTTGCTCCTAGTAATCGAAACCAATGCTTTTAACTGGCCAATCGAACAACTAATTCAATCACTAAGCACTCACTGACAGTTGCCCTGCTGGAGCTTATCAAACTCCAGTATATCGTCATCAGTGCCACATCGCAGCACCGTCTCATCCGATCCATCTGCGCACTCATTTTTGCCATTGCAGGGCGCCGTGCCGATCACACATGCCCCGTAGCTGCACTGGAAGTAGGGCTTGCTGCAATGCTTCCGGTGCGAGACACACGTCTGACCCGTCTCGTCCGACCCATCTGGGCAGTTCTTGACGCCGTCGCACGCATCGAACTTCGATATGCAGCTGCCATTATCGCACTCGAATTTGGTGGGGCCGCAGGCCCCATAAACTGCTCCTATTTGGCAGTGAGAAAGTTGGCATTAAcgttttataaacaaaaataaaaaatataataaaaacaaatagtgCGCTCGAAAATGTTGATAGGCCAAAAAACCATAAAATCAGTtgcaattaacatttttagaGGTTTGCTCTGCTTATGATACCCTGCACAATGCCAACtttaaacagtttttatttaatatccacatgtttaaattaaaatataaatatgttaaactaaattatttaaagcaagctacgaaaaaattattttccttCTTCAATTAAATGGTAGAAACACCATTCGCACACTGTCTTCTTACAACAAAGGAGATCAGCTCAACTTGCCATCAGCCGCTACGGCGAAAAGCTGCTGCGAGCCCTGCAACCTAACAACGAGGCGAATAAAAACCCGTCATTGTCTATGGCACTCTATGTAAATACTGCAAAAGACTGTGGCTATATCCTTCTTTCAGAGTATTTcgcttggtagagatcagaAGGTGCTGATCAAGTGCATAATAAAACAGATtgaattgaaagaaaaaaagacagctcgaaaatgaaaatatcgaATTTCCAAACAGATATTTATCTCAAAATGCATTATTAGGCCGATCCACAGGTCAGAGTTCATTTAAATTCAACATATATAGTAAGCATATATTATGCACAAGGAATTcgtcaaaataaatatgccgACCActgtatattaatttatatatatatgtatatacatatgctaaatatatagatacatgTGCGTATGTAAATGGTATACACATAGAGAACaaacatatctatatatatttgtacgttcacttttatatttttttaacaataaacataatttgGTTATAGCAAATTAGTTTGTCAGATCGGTCGTGTACTATTTACTTTACTCAAGTTAGTTTAGTTCTTATCTACCTGAGAGACGCGCCTCTCAGCGATAGCACAACCAAAACAAAGACAATAACAGAGAGCAAAAGTTGTAAAGCGAACTCTTaatctctctccctctccctctccctctctctctctctctctgcctctctttGATTCTTTCAATGCTGGCTCAAATCAAGTTTACGGCAATGGCTCTCACGAACACAAATACTAACGCATATTCATATTATCATTGGCATGCCTGATATGCAACGACTGTGCACatacagtgtgtgtgtgtgtgcatgtgtgtgtgtgtgtgtgtatgtatgtgtgttgtgtgcAATTGTGTTTTCATTgggcatttatttttagacTTTTAAACTTCTTATTACCATTCTACTTACTTGCGCCAAAGCCCAATGAAATCACGCATATGCTGAGCAAAAGTAACttgaaatatttcaatacCATATTCACTATTCTAGCTTTAAAAAGATCACAATTATATGCGAGCACGCATCTGTATTCATTACAGTTTTTATAAATCCGGCTTTTAATTAAGATGATTGTGCTATCAGGAAGCACTTACGATCGCGCCGATCGACAGCACAAACAGAACTGGcttgaaaaatattaagaCAGCGTTTGAAATGCATGAAATATTTGCGTCACGTCGAACTCTGAATACCCTTAAACAGTTATTGCGCTCAAGTCAGCTTTGATATGTACTGAGAAGCTTATATGttccatcttttaaatatGCCACCTGAAAATAAATGGCCTTAATATATTTACTCAAGTCGTTCACATGATTCACAATTTCCGCAAAAATACTGTACACTTACTCTGCAAGAGTATTAAACTTAAACTGTGAAATGCTGAAACGAGTTTTAAGAGCGCAAACTGAAAAGAAGGCAGATTTTAGAGAGTGGATTCCTGCTCTTTAAATGCTTAAGGGAATGTTGAATGattaaaaagtgtaaaaaaattatttagtaATCTACTAAATAATCAATGAATACGTAAGAAAAATACATCTGCATAGCTAATTacatgcaaattaattatataaaataataatttataaaagatTGCTATTCTAACGGAACATTCTCTATGCTCTATGGAAACTTATTgctctttaaattaaaaatattacacATTGATACGAATTTTCATTTATCTGCGACCCTTGGATATAGAATCCAAAACATCCAAAATATCTTAAAGTGTGCTCGCTATCGATATGGTCTTTTTGTGTGTCCAAAACTAAACGATGAATGCTAGCGATAGGCAGGTACAGGGTGATCAGAGCGCACAATCTGGCGCCCTCTGTCAGTCGACAGCCAAACTAACAGTGCGGAACATTCGTGGCAGTCAGCTTTCTGTCAGCTTGGCCAGTACTGCGCATATTCAAGCCCAGGTGGCGCTGCCAACAGGCGCCCTCCATGATTccgctttaaaaaaaaatctacttttgttttgagtttttagtttgctttatttttatttaccacATTCTCACTGGTTGTTTTGccttttatttatagtttatagtacGTATAGTTTATATTGATAATTTACAACTTACGGCTCTAACATAGCATGgcgttaaattaaaaattacataGTATACGAGCATAAACGATTTGTCTACCCTACACAAAATGACAGTATTTTGCACGTTTGTTCATTTCTGGGGCTTCGTTTATACATGAGTGTTAAGGAATAGAAAAACATTATTAATGTCAATTGGTTTGTGAGGCTGTGAGGGGTAAGGTAAATTAAGAAAGCCACAACAATGTACAATAATCGTAATGTAGCCTTTTATTAATACACgtacgcacacatgcacatatacacatacatatgtattacATAAGTAAGTAGTAGGTAAGTTTGTAGAATGCAATAAATTCTAACGCCGACGCGCTCCGTTTCATTTTTACGTATATCCGTTGCTACGACAATCATTCACATTGAAATcattaaatattgtatttttagcttctttttttttgtttagggGGAGG from Drosophila virilis strain 15010-1051.87 chromosome 2, Dvir_AGI_RSII-ME, whole genome shotgun sequence carries:
- the modSP gene encoding modular serine protease translates to MVLKYFKLLLLSICVISLGFGARAVYGACGPTKFECDNGSCISKFDACDGVKNCPDGSDETGQTCVSHRKHCSKPYFQCSYGACVIGTAPCNGKNECADGSDETVLRCGTDDDILEFDKLQQGNCQSNEFKCPSGICIDKSKYLCDGQDDCGDGSGYDEAVKFCGHIECPGYAFKCASGGCISNQLTCNGKNDCFDGSDEAPLLCNTTGKPSEQPLVKPTNQMGCPLPVGDEQPILKDHRGTYLTPPIVRATVYFSCNPGYVLEGAESSHCANGKWSLPIVPRCVKYCDSMRDSSGHSKNLFNGYSTRATCIYNGQQVNCGQRYHPPGTEVKFVCATGFQTLRTTLPDIKCLPSGHWSRERERCDQECGEIATPIKQFSAFGYSVNNTVVPWHVGLYVLHNERDYNFVCGGTLLTPDLVITAAHCVFSQVSEQTYSLATFRVVAAKLYRGYNDVTSEDRKRDVKSIKVAPRYKGREDNFLNDLALIVLEEPYQLSNVIRPVCVHFFDYALKESVNNEVRGQFAGWNFKDKRELQFVPAESKINAVCGTSLRDIGADKFCMYTQGKSLACHGDSGGGFTAQRETQSFSRVTNRHYLYGVISSAPNAGQCAQSLTLLTNIQYFEDMINDAIRESIEFGS